The Porphyromonas sp. oral taxon 275 DNA window CTTACGCCCGACGAAGCGAAGGCGCAGCGCCGCTCCGCCTATGAGCTCGCCAAGCGTGCCGACTGGGAGCTCTTCTACCGCCACTACGAGGACGCCTACCGCCTCCTCGGCTAAGGCCGCTCCGCTCTGTCGTCTAAGGCCTCCCGACTCTGTCGGTAAGCCTCCGACCCCGTCTTAAAAAGCCAGGGGGCACAGCGCCATCGCGCTGTGCCCCCTGCTTTTTCTAGTCCTTTGGCCTGCCTCTACCTGCCCTCTATCCCCTTCGAAATTAAATGTGCCCCTTGCTCTAAATTAAAAGTGGGTACTTTCGAAGTGGTATATAAGAGGCTGTGATACTAATGCTTGGGTGTGGTCAAAATTAAATGTGTATCTTTATCCCAATTAAAAGAAACTACTTTTGCTATGGCTACAACTCACCACTATCCCTTAGAGATGATCGAGCCCGCCTTCACGAGCGAGCTCGCTGGCTTGATTATCGAGCTCGAGAAGCTACGTGTGCGTGCCTTGCCTCGGACGACGCCCGAGCCTCTGTTCCTAGAGTTGAAGGAATTTTTCCATACACTTGAGAGCGTGGGTTCGGCACGTATTGAGGGGAATAATACGACAGTGGCGGAGTACTTCGAGGCCAAGGAGGAGCATCGCCAAGGAGGGCATACTATGCCCGAAGAGATACGTGAGATCGAGAACCTGGAGCAGGCAATGTCCTTCGTGGAGCAAATGATGCTGGAGGAGCGACCGATTGATGGGTTCTTCGTGCGCAACCTGCAGCAGCTTGCGGTCTCCGGCCTAGAGGCGGAAGGGGACAGCAATGCGGGAGCGTATCGAGAGCATAATGTGCGTATCAGTGGCGCGGAGCATCAGCCGCCCGAGGCGAGCCGTGTGCCTGACTATATGCGTGAGCTCTTTGACTTCCTCGCCCAGCCTCTGGATGCGCGCTTTGACCTACTCAAGATCGCGCTGGCGCATCATCGCTTTGTATGGATCCACCCCTTCGGCAATGGTAATGGGCGTACGGTGCGTCTCTTGACCTATGCCTTGCTACTGCGCTATGGCTTTGGCCTGGATGTGGCGGGTGGGATCATCAACCCGACGGCAATCTTCTGCAACGATCGCTCGGAGTATTATAGGCTCCTTGCTGGGGCTGATAGGGGAGAGGCGCAGGGGCTAGAGGCTTGGTGCACCTACGTCCTCTCGGGGCTGAAGCGCGAGAAGGAGAAGGTCGATAAGCTCTGCGACTATGACTACGTGCGCGATCAGCTCTTGTTCCCCGCGCTAACTTATAGTTTGGAGCGCCAGCATATCACGGAGGAGGAGCGGCGGCTGATGGAGCGGGCTGTGCGCCGCGAGCTTATACAGAACGAAGATGTGCGTGAGCTCTATCCTCAGGCTAGCTCCTCAACAGCCTCGCAGAAGCTCAAGAAGCTTCGCGGCCGCCAATTCTTAGTTCCCCTTCACAATAATTCTCGAGTGTATCGTCCCTGCTTTACTCAGAGTGTCCTGAGGCGTGGGCTGATGCGTGCCCTCGATAAGGAGGGCTTCCTGCCCGTCAAGCCCTAAGCGTGCATTCCTCGGTGCTTTCCCTGCCCCAGATTAAATGTGGCCCTTGCTTCAAATTAAAAGTGGGTGCTCGTACAGGATTTGTTAATAGCTTGTTCCCCTATTGTTTAGGCGGGTTGCAAATTAAATGTGGGCTGTGGGGTGAATTAAAAGTCAGCCTCCTCGGAGCAGGGTGAGGCTACTCGGGCTGCAAAGGGGGAGAGTTGCTCGGCCAAGGCTGGGCCTGAGCTCTGATGAAAGTGGGGGGGGGGGTAAAAGCAAAGCGAGCACATCGGCTATCGATGTGCTCGCTTTGTTTAATCGCCTGTGGGAGCGCTCTAGAGCGGAAGACGGGGCTCAAACCCGCGACCCTTAGCTTGGAAGGCTAATGCTCTATCAACTGAGCTACTTCCGCAGTCCTTGCATTGGAGTAGTGGGCAGTGATGGATTCGAACCACCGAAGGCGTAAGCCAGCTGAGTTACAGTCAGCCCCATTTGGCCACTCTGGTAACTGCCCTTTCCGTTTGTTTGCAGTGCAAAGATACAGACTATTTTCCAATTACGCAAATAGGCCGGCACATCTTCAGCGCCGTCTCGGCAGCCTCCGCGCCCTTATTACCTAGTTTGCCGCCTGCTCGGTCCTCGGCCTGTGCCATGGTCTCCGTAGTCAGCACGCCGAAAATGACGGGCGCCGTGGAGGGCTTAGTCTCGGCATTGAGCAGCGCGAGGCCCTGCGTCACGCCCTGACAGATGTAGTCGAAGTGTGGGGTATCCCCGCGCACGACGCAGCCAATGGCGATGATGGCATCGTAGCCCTCGGCCTTGAGGCGTGCCGAGGCGTTGATGAGCTCGAAGGCCCCTGGTACGCGCATCGTGCAGATCTCGGCCGCACCCTGACGGCGGAGTACCTCGACAGCACCCAGATAGAGGGGCTCGGTGATGTTGCTATTCCACTCGGCGACGGCGACGGCCACGCGAAGCCCCTCGGCAGAGGGGACTTCGCTGTGGTAGCTCGCCTTGATATAGTCGATGGTAGACATGCCGCGGGCGCTTACTTAGCCTGTGCGGCCTGAGCGCGGATCAGGTCGGCCTCTACACGCTCAGCGTCTGCCGTGTTGGTGTAGTACTTGTCCTTGACCTGCTGATAGGCGGCGATGGCCTTGTCGTACTTACCGAGCTTCTCGTACACGTGGCCTGCCTTGATGAGGCAGCTAGGTGAGATAGCCTCGCTGTCGGCGAGCTTGGCAGCGCTCTCGTAGGCCTTGACGGCGTCCTCGTACTTGCCGAGCTGAACGTAGCAGTCACCCATCATACGCTGGATGGAGGGAGCGATGAGCTCGTCGTCCGAGGCGAACTTCTGCAGCTCTGCGAGCGCTTCCTGATACTTGCCCATGTCGTAGAGGCAGATGCCGCTGTAGGCGTGGGCGAGCTTGCCTGCGTCCGTCCCGGAGTAGCTCTTAGCGATGGCTTCGAAGCCTGGGCTAGCAGCGCCAGCACCCTTGAGGGCTAGGCTGTCCTCGCCGGCGATGAACTGGGACTCGGCTACGTAGAGCTGGTTGGCAGCCTTGATGCCCTTGGGCTCGTGCACGAACTTGTAGTAGGCGAAGGCGCCGAGAGCAAGGATGACGACGACGCCGAGAGCGATGAGGAGCTTCTTGCCGTGACGCTCGAAGAAGTCCTCACCCTGTAGGATCTTCTCGTCGATGGTGTCCAGGGCGTCCTGGCCACGATGTTCCTGTAGTGACATAGCTGTCTTATGTAGTTATTATTGTATTCAGTTGATTCAGCCTCGCAAAGATACGACTTTTGGGGCTATTGCGCGGCATAGGGAGCTGCCCGTGCTTTGCCGTGCATCCTACGCCTCGAGCTGGGGCGACGAGGGGCAAGGCTCGTCCTTGGGCTAAGGCTCCCTGAGGTGCGCTTCTCCCTCAGTCGGCTGAGCCTTGATCCCTTAGCTTCCCGTGTGGCACCTCGGGGGAGGAAGCTCGGCCGTCGGGGCTCGGGCAAAAAGCAGCCCGCCCTCACGACACAGGGTCGTGAGGGCGGACGCTTGCTTTTATCTAGTGTGTGACTAGGTCTACACTACTAGCGACGGATGCCGAGCTCCTTGATGATAGCACGATAGCGCTCGATGTCTACCTTCTGGAGATAGTCGAGCATACGGCGGCGCTTACCGATGATCATCTTGAGCGCGCGCTGCGTGCTGTAGTCCTTACGGTTGGACTTGAGGTGCTCCGTCAGGTGAGCGATGCGGAAGGTGAAGAGCGCGATCTGGCTCTCGGGGCTACCCGTATCGGTGGCACCCTTACCGTGCTTGGCGAAGAGTTCGGCCTTCTTCGCGGAATCGATATAAGACATGACTTATAACTGTTTGAAATGAAACAAAATACCGACATCGCCAGCGGGGCGCCTCGCTTACACGGGGCTGGTCGACAGACGATGTGCGGATCGACGCGGCAAAGATACGAAGAATCCGCGGCACCACCAGCATCCGCTCCCCTGCCTTATCCCTATCTCCCGCGGCTAAGCCTCTCAGTGGGGGAGGGGACTGTGTGCAATATGTAGAGCGGCGTGGGACAAAAGCAGAGCGGGACGCCATCCGTAGGATAGCGTCCCGCTCGTGTGACCCCGGTGAGGCTCGAACTCACGACCCAGTGATTAAGAGTCACTTGCTCTACCAACTGAGCTACAGAGTCAAAATGATTTGTGAGCGGAAGTGGTGACCCCGGTGAGGCTCGAACTCACGACCCAGTGATTAAGAGTCACTTGCTCTACCAACTGAGCTACAGAGTCATTTAGGTTGGCGCTTACCCTCGCCCCGCCTTGGCGGGAAGAGGTCTCCGTCACAAATCGAGTGCAAAGGTAGAGAAAAATCAGCGAATATCCAAATCAAGCAGCAAAGAGCCTTGCGAAAAAGCTCAGACCAGCCGCTCCCCTTTGTGCGACGAGCCCTGCCACAGCAGCTACAGCAACAAAGCACGCACTGCGGCGAAGCGAAGCTATAAGGCCTACGACCCCACAAAGCATACAGGAGAGCAGCGCAGCCCAAAGCCGAGCGAAGCGGCTACATGCAAGGAGCGCAGCGGGGTAGGAGTGCAGCGGAGCAATGCAGCGCGTGACGACAGGACAGCCTCCCCTCGGGATAAGGGTAGCAGCTCAGAGGGGATAAAAGAGACCGCTCGCAGTAGGCATGAGCCTACCGCGAGCGGTCGTTTAGGGGGATTGGGGAGGAAGGGGGCTTACTTCACTTCCTCGAAGTCGGCGTCGCTGATGTCCTGGCCGGGCTGCTGGCTGCTACCAGAGGGCTGCTGCGCGGAGCCTGCTCCGGGCTGAGCCTCAGCGGCACCTGCCTGAGCGTACATCTCGCTGCTAGCGGCCTGGAAGGCGGCCTGCACCTCTTCGCTCGCGGCGTCGATGCCCTCGAGGTTCTGTGCGGCGTGGGCTTCCTTGAGCTTCGCGAGAGCAGCCTCTACCTTGGCCTTGTTGTCGGCCGAGAGCTTGTCACCGAACTCCTTCAGCTGCTTCTCGGTCTGGAAGATCAGGCTGTCGGCGTGGTTGATCTTGGTGATGCGCTCCAGCTCCTTCTTGTCGGCCTCAGCGTTGGCAGCGGCCTCGTCCTTCATGCGCTGGATCTCGGCGTCGGAGAGCCCACTGGAGGCCTCGATGCGGATCTTCTGCTGCTTGCCCGTGGCCTTGTCGACGGCGGTGACGTTGAGGATACCGTTGGCGTCGATGTCGAAGGTGACCTCGATCTGCGGCGTCTGGCGAGGAGCGGGAGCTACCTCGAGCTTGAAGCGGCCGATGCTCTTATTGTCCTTGGCCTGCGAGCGCTCGCCCTGCAGGACGTGGATCTCTACCTCAGGCTGGTTATCCACCGCGGTGGTGAAGATCTCGCTCTTCTTGGTGGGGATGGTCGTATTGGCGTCGATGAGGCGCGTCATGACACCGCCCATCGTCTCGATCCCGAGGGAGAGGGGCGTGACGTCCAGCAGGAGCACGTCCTTGATCTCACCCGTGAGGACACCACCCTGGATGGCAGCACCTACGGCGACGACTTCGTCAGGGTTGACGCCCTTAGAGGGAGCCTTGCCGAAGATCTTCTCCACGATCTGCTGGATGGCGGGGATACGCGTCGAGCCCCCTACGAGGATGACCTCGTCGATGTCGCTCTTGGAGAGGCCAGCATCGCGCAGTGCGCTCTCACAGGGAGCGACACAGGCCTGGATGAGGCGGTCGGCGAGCTGCTCGAACTTAGCACGCGTCAGCGTACGTACCAGGTGCTTGGGGATCCCACCTACGGGCATGATGTAGGGCAGATTGATCTCCGTGCTCGTCGAGCTGGAGAGCTCGATCTTGGCCTTCTCGGCAGCCTCCTTGAGGCGCTGCATGGCCATAGGATCCTGACGCAGGTCTACGCCCTCGTCGGCCTTGAACTCGTCGGCCAGCCAGTCGATGATCACGTGGTCGAAGTCGTCCCCACCGAGGTGCGTGTCCCCGTTGGTCGAGCGTACCTCGAAGACCCCATCACCGAGCTCCAGGATGGAGATATCGAAGGTCCCCCCACCGAGGTCGAAGACTGCGATCTTCATGTCCTTGTCAGCCTTGTCTAGGCCGTAGGCCAGGGCAGCAGCCGTAGGCTCGTTGACGATACGGTCGACCTTGAGCCCTGCGATCTCACCAGCCTCCTTGGTAGCCTGACGCTGAGCGTCGTTGAAGTAGGCTGGTACGGTGATCACAGCGTTGGTGACCTCAGCACCGAGGTAGTCCTCGGCCGTCTTCTTCATCTTCTGCAGGATGATGGCCGAGATCTCCTGAGGCGTGTAGAGACGTCCGTCGATGTCGACACGGGGCGTGTCGTTGTCGCCGCGGACGACGGAGTAAGGCACACGAGCGATCTCGTCCTTCACCTGAGCGAAGGTCTCACCCATGAAGCGCTTGATGGAGTAGATGGTCTTGGTAGGGTTGGTGATGGCCTGACGCTTAGCAGGGTCGCCGACCTTACGCTCGCCACCGTCGATGAAGGCTACGACAGAGGGTGTCGTGCGCTTGCCTTCGCTGTTGGCGATAACGATAGGCTCGTTACCTTCGAGTACAGAGACGCAGGAGTTGGTAGTCCCGAGGTCAATTCCGATGATCTTTCCCATAATGTTCTATTCTTTTTGTTTGTCTATTTACGTTGTTAGGTCTTGCGAGCGGGGCGGAGGCTCCATGATGTCGCCCGCTTCACCTGAGATCCCGCGGGTGCTGTCGCGCCACAGCGGGAGGCGGTGAGGGGCTTCATCTATAGGAGTCTAAACTCACACTCACGCCCTACTTAAGGCAAAGGCTGTGCCAGCGAGCCGCCTGACGCACTGTCTGCCAAAGTGTCTGCTTCGCCCCCGCTTCCCGCCTCCTCATGCTGTCATCGCGGCCGTCTCGTGGCATCTGTGGCGGGCTCGGAATGGCAGCCAGGCGAAGGAAGGCGGGTGCTGTACCCCAAGGCGGGCCAAGCTCCGCACCGCCTGGGGGCTAAGCTGAGGGATATCCCTCAGCCGTCTGACTGATATCCATCGCAGCGCTGACTGCCGTCCCTCAGCGACCTGACTGATATCGGTCCCCACGCCTCGGGCTAAGGAGGTGCAGCGTCCCAGCGCACAGCAGCTGCCCTACCCGCCCGACAAGGCACGCCCGCCCCATCGGCCGCACTCCCTCCTATATTAAATACGCGCGCGGGCGTGCTGGGGACGGCTGCCTGAGGCCAGGGGGACAAGCGGGGCGGACAAAAGACGAGCGCGGCCTAGCACCGTATGTGCTAGGCCGCGCCTTGGCTTGCCCTCGTGGGCAGATGCTGTATGTAGAGCTCTGGGGCTTACTGTTCCTTATGCTTCTCTAGCTTGCGCTTGAGGGCGTCGATGCAGAGGTCGACGGCCTCCTCGAAGCTATTGCCCGTCTTCTCGACGAAGAGATCGGGTCCGCCCACCTGGAGCTTGATCGAGGCTTCCTTATTGTTCGACACCTCGGGCTTGACGACCTTGAGCACGACCTCAGCGCGCTGGATATCGTCGGCGAAGCGGTTGAGCTTCTCGAGCTTCTTGTGGATGAATTCCTTCAGCTGGAGGCTAGCATCGAAATGCAGGGCTTGAATGCGGATGTCCATAGTTGTAGCGTAGTTAGTCCCCCGTAGGGGAGGTGAGACCATAGTGGACAAGGTACGGGGCGCTCCCCTCATACCTTCAGTTCAAAGGTAGGTAAAAAGATCCTGAACTGCAAGCCCCTTAGCAGCGCTACCGCGCTCCTCTCGGGAGGGCGGCCCGAGGCGCGAAGTGTAAAAACCTGCACCGAAATACAGGAAGTGTGCAGCTTTGTTTATCTTTGTCCTCGGGAACTCCTCGGAGTCTCCCCCGCTTAACAAACTAATTATCGTATAGCAGATGAAGAAATTTCTACTCGGAGTGCTTGCACTCCTCGGCACTACGGGCCTAGCACAGGCGCAGGACGTCTTTGGCAAGGGTGATAAGATGATCAACCTCGGCCTCGGCCTGGGCTC harbors:
- a CDS encoding Fic family protein — translated: MATTHHYPLEMIEPAFTSELAGLIIELEKLRVRALPRTTPEPLFLELKEFFHTLESVGSARIEGNNTTVAEYFEAKEEHRQGGHTMPEEIREIENLEQAMSFVEQMMLEERPIDGFFVRNLQQLAVSGLEAEGDSNAGAYREHNVRISGAEHQPPEASRVPDYMRELFDFLAQPLDARFDLLKIALAHHRFVWIHPFGNGNGRTVRLLTYALLLRYGFGLDVAGGIINPTAIFCNDRSEYYRLLAGADRGEAQGLEAWCTYVLSGLKREKEKVDKLCDYDYVRDQLLFPALTYSLERQHITEEERRLMERAVRRELIQNEDVRELYPQASSSTASQKLKKLRGRQFLVPLHNNSRVYRPCFTQSVLRRGLMRALDKEGFLPVKP
- the ribH gene encoding 6,7-dimethyl-8-ribityllumazine synthase; translation: MSTIDYIKASYHSEVPSAEGLRVAVAVAEWNSNITEPLYLGAVEVLRRQGAAEICTMRVPGAFELINASARLKAEGYDAIIAIGCVVRGDTPHFDYICQGVTQGLALLNAETKPSTAPVIFGVLTTETMAQAEDRAGGKLGNKGAEAAETALKMCRPICVIGK
- a CDS encoding tetratricopeptide repeat protein; translated protein: MSLQEHRGQDALDTIDEKILQGEDFFERHGKKLLIALGVVVILALGAFAYYKFVHEPKGIKAANQLYVAESQFIAGEDSLALKGAGAASPGFEAIAKSYSGTDAGKLAHAYSGICLYDMGKYQEALAELQKFASDDELIAPSIQRMMGDCYVQLGKYEDAVKAYESAAKLADSEAISPSCLIKAGHVYEKLGKYDKAIAAYQQVKDKYYTNTADAERVEADLIRAQAAQAK
- the rpsO gene encoding 30S ribosomal protein S15 codes for the protein MSYIDSAKKAELFAKHGKGATDTGSPESQIALFTFRIAHLTEHLKSNRKDYSTQRALKMIIGKRRRMLDYLQKVDIERYRAIIKELGIRR
- the dnaK gene encoding molecular chaperone DnaK, which produces MGKIIGIDLGTTNSCVSVLEGNEPIVIANSEGKRTTPSVVAFIDGGERKVGDPAKRQAITNPTKTIYSIKRFMGETFAQVKDEIARVPYSVVRGDNDTPRVDIDGRLYTPQEISAIILQKMKKTAEDYLGAEVTNAVITVPAYFNDAQRQATKEAGEIAGLKVDRIVNEPTAAALAYGLDKADKDMKIAVFDLGGGTFDISILELGDGVFEVRSTNGDTHLGGDDFDHVIIDWLADEFKADEGVDLRQDPMAMQRLKEAAEKAKIELSSSTSTEINLPYIMPVGGIPKHLVRTLTRAKFEQLADRLIQACVAPCESALRDAGLSKSDIDEVILVGGSTRIPAIQQIVEKIFGKAPSKGVNPDEVVAVGAAIQGGVLTGEIKDVLLLDVTPLSLGIETMGGVMTRLIDANTTIPTKKSEIFTTAVDNQPEVEIHVLQGERSQAKDNKSIGRFKLEVAPAPRQTPQIEVTFDIDANGILNVTAVDKATGKQQKIRIEASSGLSDAEIQRMKDEAAANAEADKKELERITKINHADSLIFQTEKQLKEFGDKLSADNKAKVEAALAKLKEAHAAQNLEGIDAASEEVQAAFQAASSEMYAQAGAAEAQPGAGSAQQPSGSSQQPGQDISDADFEEVK
- the hpf gene encoding ribosome hibernation-promoting factor, HPF/YfiA family, yielding MDIRIQALHFDASLQLKEFIHKKLEKLNRFADDIQRAEVVLKVVKPEVSNNKEASIKLQVGGPDLFVEKTGNSFEEAVDLCIDALKRKLEKHKEQ